Below is a window of Blastocatellia bacterium DNA.
AGGAGCGTCCGCCGCGACTGGCGCGAGGCCAGGTATCCGTAGACGATGGGGTAGCCGTCCTCCACCGTTACAAGATGAACGCGGGCGCCAAGCTCTCGCAGCACGTCTGCCGTAAGCTCGGCGCACGCTTGAATGCCGACATTTTGAGCCGAGATGCTCGGTTGCCGAAGATAGGCTCGAATGGCCGTCAGGTGGTCATCGAAGTGTTCGTCAATGTAGTCGTAGATCCGCTGGCGCAGCGTTTGTGTCATACTCCTCCGAAAAGAGCCCGCGAAAGACGCGGAAATGACCGGAAAAATCTCCGCCCCGGGTGAAAGGTTCTCACCGACGAGTCTTCAGCGGTACTTTTCATCCGCGGGCGATTCTCATTGTTTCTGAAGCCCGTGCTCCATGAGCAGCACCCCGGAAAATCACCACCGATGCGCGTAGATCGTCCCATCCCTCCGTGCTCATTTGCGGCGAGATGTGATCTCGCGGATTTGTTCGGCGTGGCGCAGTTCATGCTGGGCGATGATGCTGAGCCACCCGGCGCCCGTCACCGTGCCGATGGCCTCGAACGGATGGGGCATGGAGACGGAAGCGAGATCGTCCAGGCTCACCGTGCCAAGTAGTTCCAGAAGCTCCCGACGCGACTCGTTGAGCCGGGCCAGGGCTTCTGCCAGGGGAGGAGCATCGGTCGGAAGAGCTGCCGGAGGGGCGGTCGCGGGGTGTTCTCGACTGCCGACTAGAGACCTGATCCGCTCCCACTCGGTGCGGAGGAATTCCTCGCTCGCACGCGCCTGTCGGGGGCCTGAGCGGATGGCCTTCTGCAGCATCCGGGTGATGCTCTTTTCGGCCAGATGGAGGTGATAGACGATCTCGGCCACCGACCACCGATCGGATGTGCCGGTCTCCGGTTCTGCAGGAGTATTCTCCAGCACGGCCATAAGCTCCGCTCGCGCCTTCGCCAGCTCCGCCAGCCGATCTTCGAGCGTGAGAGGCGCTTGCCACTGTTCGGTCGTCATCGCTGCCTCACGGTCGTCGGATGAGGAAGAAAGCAGGAAAGAGTAGAGGGATCATCGGGAGAAAGTCAACATGACGGAAGGCAAACGCCGTTTTGCGAGCGTGCTCGATCTCGACGGCCCGCACCCCATGAGTGTCGCCGATGTGCTAGAATTACGGCCTATGACGGCCAGAGACAAGTATGAAGCGGTGATCGGGCTGGAGATTCACGCGCAGTTGAAAACGCGGTCGAAGATCTTCTGCGGGTGTTCGACGCAATTCGGCGACGCGCCGAATCAAAACACCTGTCCGGTCTGCCTGGGACTTCCCGGAGCCTTACCGGTACTCAATCGGGAAGCCGTGCGCATGGCGGCCAAAGCGGCGTTGGCGCTTGGTTGTCGGATCAATCCCGTCTCGATCTTCGCCCGCAAGAACTATTTTTATCCCGATCTGCCCAAAGGTTATCAAATCTCGCAGTACGATCAGCCGTTTTCCGAACACGGCGTCGTTGAGATTGATACGGCGGAGCGCGATGAGCATGGTCGCCCCATTCAATGGGTGAGAAAGAAATTCCGCATCCGCCGCCTCCACATCGAGGAGGATGCCGGCAAGTCCATCCACGACGGGATGCCGGATTCGGACCGCGCCTCCTATATTGAGTTCAATCGCAGCGGCGTGCCTCTTGTCGAGATCGTCTCGGAGCCCGACTTCCGTTCCAGTTGGGAGGCTTACGATTACATGCATTATCTCCGATTGGCGCTCCAGTACGTGGATGTCTGCGAAGGCAATATGGAGGAAGGAAACTTGCGCTGCGATGCCAACGTCTCGGTGCGCCCGAAAGGAAGCACCGAACTGGGGACGAAGATCGAGCTGAAGAATCTCAACTCCTTTCGTTTTCTGCAAAAGGCTCTCGAATACGAGATCACCCGGCAAATCGAAGTACTGGAAAAGGGCGGCCAGCTCGTTCAGGAAACGCGTCTATGGAATGAGGCCGAGGGGCGGACCGTCGTCATGCGCACCAAAGAGGAAGCTCATGATTATCGCTACTTCCCCGAACCCGATCTGCCGCCGCTCGTCGTCAGTCCCGAGTGGGTGGAAGAACTTCGACGCGAGTTGCCGGAACTGCCCAACCAGCGCAAGTGGCGATTCATGCAGGAGTATGGACTTTCGCTGGAGGACGCCACCACTCTGACGGCCACGCGAACCCTGGCCGACTATTACGAAGCGGTTGTCGAACGCACGCGCGATCCCCGTGCGTCGGCCAACTGGATTCTGAGCGAGCTGATGGGCCTGACGAAAGCGACGGGACAGGAGGTCACCAGTTCGCCGGTGACGCCGGAAAAACTCGCCGGATTGATCCACCTCATCGCCGACGGGACCATCAGCGGCAAGATCGCCAAGACCGTCCTCGAAGACATGGTCGCCACCGGAAAGACCGCCGAAGAGATCGTGCGCGAGAAGGGGCTCGTGCAGATCACCGATGTCGCCGAAATCGAAGCGATCATTCGGCGCGTTCTGGAAGCCCACCCCGAAAATGTGGAGGCGTATCGGGCAGGAAAGGAGAAGCTCTTCGGATTTTTCGTCGGTCAGGTGATGAAGCAGTCGCAGGGCAAAGCCAATCCCCAGCTCGTCAACGAGCTGCTCGCCAAACTCCTCCGCCAGACCGATGTCTGAAAGTCATCCCGGATGGACACGGATTTGCAGAGAGACCGTCCGTATCCATCCGGGGAGATTTCATTGCCCTGAGCATCGGGAGCGAGAGAGTGTTATTCCTGGCGGAGGGCCAGAGCGGGAACCTGGCGGGCGGCCTGCCGGGCCGGAAAGAATCCGCCGAAGAGCCCGATGAGGATAGCAAATATCATCCCCGCCAGAAGCAGCCGCGGCGTCACCCGAAAGGCAAAGGCGATCTCGCTGAACGTCTGCCAGTTGGCCGTGCCCGTCGTCACCCCGTTGATCGGTAGCACCAGCAGGCAACCCACGACTCCGCCAACGAGCGCCAGCAACACGGATTCCACAATGAAAGAGAGGAGAATGCTTCCCTTGCGAAAGCCGAGCACCCGGAGCGTGGCGATCTCTCGCGTGCGATAGGTCACTGCCGCGTACATCGTATTCATCGCCGCGAAGCAAGCCCCGATTCCCAGAATGAAGGCGATGAACATCCCCATCGCTTTGATGGGGGCGGCGGCTTGCGTCTGTTCCCGAAAATACTCGGTCTCCGGCTCCGCCGTCAGGTTATAGCGGCGTTCGTTCTCCACACGAGAAATGATGTCGCGGGCTGCCGCCTCGTTAACGGCTCGCAGCAAGACGGAGGAGTAAAATTGCCGATTGTAATCGCTGGCCAGTTGGTTCACGTCGGTCCAGATCTCCGAATCGAAAGCCGTCTGGCCGGCATCGAACAAACCGACCACCGTCCATTCGCCTTTGCCGAAGCGGAGGCGGTCGCCGAGGCTCGTGTGCTGGAATCGTTCGGAGATACGGCGGCTCACGATCACTTCGCGGAGTCCGGCCTGGAACATCCGTCCCTCCACCAGGCGAACCTGCGGTCGCAGCGCCATGCCCATCGGCGAAACTCCTCGAATCGTCACATTGGCTCCCTGGTCGCTGCCGCGTTTGGGCAGGTTGATGACGACCACGACATCGGCGGAGGCCAGAGGCTCTCCGCTTGAATGGGTCACCACGCCGGGAAGATAGCGCAGGACCTGCCAGGCGTCGCGGGTGACGAAGCTACTTAGCTCCGAATCCGCGCCCCGACGGCGCACGAGGATATTGAGGGGATCGCCGGTGGAGACAAGCGCCGTTTCTAATCCCGTGGCTAGGGCCATCACTCCGATGGTCACAGCCACAACCAAAGCGATGCTCAGCACGGTCATGAGCGTGCTCACCCGCCGCACGAGCACGCTCCGGATGTTGTACTTCACGGGTATAGCCATTGCTCCTCCACATCGAAAAGATGCCGTCGGCGTCAGTGATCCCTCATCTCACGACCTCTTTCATCCGACATGTCGGAGTCCTTCGGCGACCGTTAAGTTCGCCGCTCGCAACGCCGGGATGCCGGCGCTCACGATCCCGACTACTGCCGACACGGCCAGGCCGGCAGCGATGATCGGCCAGGTCACATCAACCTGCTGGAAAAATCCCAGGGAGAACGCGCCGAGATCGAGCCAGCCGAATATCACGCGAGCGGCCAGACAACCGGCGAGTCCTCCCGTCACCGTGATCAGGACTCCTTCGGCCACGAGCAACCGGAGGACTTCCCCCCGATGAAAGCCGAGCGATTTCAAAACGGCGATCTCGCGGATGCGCTCGCGCACCGACATGGCCATCGTATTGCCCGTGACTAAAAGCAGGGTGAAAATAATGACGCCGCTGATCGTCGCCACCAGTTGCTTCAAATTCCCCAGCATGGAGACGAAGCTCATATTGAACGCCCGCTCGGTCTCCGTTTTCGTCGGGGCCTCAGTGTTCTGGAAGAGAGCGTCAATGGTCTCGCTCACGCGGCTCACCGACTCCGGCGAGTCAACCCGAATCCAGTACGTCCCGACCCAGCCGGGCCGCCCCATCACCTCTTCGAGATAGTCGCGGTGGAAAAACAATTGCGCCTCATTGTTGACGGTTCCCTCGAAGATTCCTCGAATCGTCAGCTCCAGCGGCACATCAATGGGGATATCGCGGGGCTTGATGGTGATGCGATCGCCCAGTTTCAACCCGTGCTTCTCGGCCTTGCGCCGGCCGATGACGGCGGCAGTGCGTTCGCGCATGAATGCCTCCTTCTGGTCCGGGGGAATTCTGACCTCGTCAAAGACATCGAAGAGCGTTCGCGCATCGCAGGCGAATTGGGCGAAATCCGTGTGAGCTTCATCAATGTAGATGCCGCCGAACCAGTTCAACTCCGACACGGCGACGACGCCGGGGATCTTCTCGATCTGAGCGCGGTATCGTTCCGGCAGAGAGTTGGTGAGCGAGACGGCATGACGGGTGATCAGGCGAAGGGGGCTCGCCTCATTCATGTTCCGATCCAGTTGGGCGACGAACGAGACGAGCGTGGCCATGACGAAGACGGCCAGCGCCACGCTCATCATCGTGAGGATCGCCCGGCGCTTATTGCGCATCCCGTTCTTCCAGACGAAACCCGGATAGGTCATGGTCTGGCTCTCCCGCACGCACGGCCTGGAGGACGCGTCTTACTCAAGAGACTGATTCGGAGTCCGCGTCTCCAGGAGAATTTTCACGATTTCCCTCCGGATGGAGCATCGCTATTCATTGAGAATCATCCCCGGCAGCAAATCACGACTGTATCGGTTCGCGGACGACCGACGGAACCTCCGGCGGCAATAAGACGCCTTTCTCCAGATGCAGTTCGCGGGTGGCATGACGCGCCGCCCGAGGATCGTGCGTGACCATGATGATCGTTTTCCCGAGCTGCGCGTTGAGCTGGACGAGCAACGTCAGTATTTCCTCGGCCGAATGTGCATCCAGGTTACCCGTTGGCTCGTCAGCCAGAATGAGCGTTGGATCGGTGACAATCGCTCGCGCGATGGCCACACGCTGTTCCTGGCCGCCCGACAGTTGCCGGGGATAATGATTCATCCGATCCGAAAGCCCCACCAGCTTGAGCGCCGTTTCGACGTGACGGCGACGCTCCCGGCCGGACAGCTTCGTGAGCAAAAGCGGTAACTCGACGTTTTCAAAAGCCGTCAGCACCGGAATGAGGTTGAACGTTTGAAAAACAAACCCGATGTGCCGATTGCGCCAATGGGCCAGTTGATTCTCGGTCATCTCGGTGACGATGGCATCACCGACGCGCACGCGGCCCGTCGTTGGGCGGTCGAGGCCCGCGATGAGATTGAGCAGCGTCGTCTTTCCCGATCCCGATGGCCCTCGCAGCGCCAGGAACTCTCCGGCTTCAACCGTCAGATTGATGTCTTCGAGGACGCGAACCTCCACGCTATCATGGCGAAACATCTTGCTCACATTGGTGATTTCAACGATTGGGCGTTTCATCGTCTGCCTTCCCTCTGATCGGCATCCTCCAGCATATAACGATCCTTCTGTTCCGGTAGTTCCCTCGACATGAGAAGCGATGGACGACGGGGGGTTACGGTCGCACTGTGACACGATCTCCGTCTTTGAGTCCGGCCAGTCCGCCTGTGATGACCGTCTCGCCCCCTTGCAGGCCGCTCACGATCTCACAATAGCCGGCATTTTCTTTGCCCACGGACACCGGTTGAGCGACCGCCTTGCCCTCACGGACGAGGAAGACGATGGTACGATTGCCCTGCTCGATGACGGCAGTTTTAGGGACCAGAACGACGCTGGACTCACGAGGGATCTCCGTCCCCGTTTCGTAGAAAGTCACTTTCGCCCCCATATCGGGGCGCAGGTACTCATCGGGGTCGAGGACTTTGACCTTCACTTTGATCGTCGCCTTTTGGCGGTCGGCGACGGCGGAGATGTATTCAACCACCCCACGATAGCGGCGGTCGGGATAGGCATCGGGAGTGATGGTGGTGGGTTGCTGAAGTTTCACCCGCGCGATATCGGCTTCGCTGATGTCGAGTTCCACCTGCAGATCGGTCACATCGGCCAGCGAAATGAGCGCCTGTTTCGCTCCCCGCGTGGAGGTGAAGCCGATGGTGACCATCTCGCCGAGATCTACATAGCGATCGAGCACCGTGCCGGAGACGGGGGCGCGAATCACCGTGTTTTCCAGTTGGGCGCGCGCGTAAGCCAGAGCGGATTCCGCCTGATGCACCTGAGCCCGCGCCAGCTCGATCTGTTCCGGTCGCGGGCCGATCCGGACCAGTTCGTAATTTTCCTGAGCAGCTCGCAGTGCCGCAGTGGCCATCTCGTAGCGGGCGCGAGCATCATCCAGGCGTTGCCGATCCACGACGCCGGCTTCGACCAGTCGTTCCAGCCGTCGCAGGTTCAGTTCGGCATTTTTCACATCGGCTTCGGCCCGCAGCATCTCGGCGCGCGCTCGGTCAATTTCTTGCGGCCGCGATCCGGCCTCCAGTTCGGCCAGGCGGGCGCGTGCGGCGGCCAGATTCGCTTCCGCCTGTCGAACCTGAGCGCGAATCTCCTCGTCGTCGAGTCGGGCGATCACCTGTCCCGCCCGTACGACATCTCCTTCCTTGACCTCAAGGGCCACGACGCGACCGGTGATTTTGGCTCCGACTTCCACCTGATTGCGCGCGATGATATAGCCGCCGGCGGACAAAATCGGCTGAGGTCCCGTGGGGCCCCGACGCGCCGCCACGGCAACGGACACTTCTTTGGCCGATCCTCCAAGGCGCGATCCGAAAGGCATCCACCTGATGAGAACGCCGCCAATGCCCCCCACCAGTATCAACCCGCCGATCACCACGAGCCATCGGCGGCGCGACCGCGGCGGAGGATACGCCCGCTGGCGATCAATCTGGAGCGACCGAATATCTTCGTTCAACGTTGTCAGAAGGTCTTTGCTCATCCAGGGCCAATTTTACGGGTCATTCGGAGAGCCCGTCAAGAAACGGTCGTTGACGGGCTTCCCGCATAACACGCAGTGGCCTGACGATTTCCCTCGGATCGGAGAGAGGGCCTCCATCACGTCCAGAAAAGGACGCGGCTGGGAGGAACTGAGGAGTGACACGGAGCGGAAGCATCCTTGTCATCTGTGTTCTTTCCCGGCTCGTCCTGACTGCCCTGATATGATGTTTCTCCCCTCACTTTATGTTGCATTGGTCGCTCCTTCGGAGGAGGATTTTGCTTCTTCCCCTCTGGAGCGAGACTCCTCTCCGCGCAGCCACCACGGCATGCACTCGCGAATGAGTCGGCCCAACTCCTCCAGGTCTTTGAAGCCGCGACCGAAGAAAATCTTGAACGGACCGGCCTCGTAGACCGTCTCGTAGAACGATCCCCACTCCCGATGGCGGCGGCCTTCTTTTTCCTCGGCCCGGGCGATCTCCTCTTCGTAATAGGCCGCCAGTTGGCGACAGGCGATGGCTATGACCTCCAATCGGGTCGTGGCGGGGAGCGGAGTGAAAATCGTTCCCACCGTCGGGTCGAGTTCCTTCAGGCGCGCGAGAATACGATTGTACTGCTCGACGCAGTACTGAGCGGTTTGATCCTGGGCTTCACTGCTGATGGTCCAGCCCCAGCTGGCTTGAGCCGCCAGCCGACCCATTCGCTTGAGGACGGAGACGAGCTTACGAATTTCTTGTTCCTTTTCCATGACGACCTCCTTCCAAAATCTGACGCAATAAGTGTCGTCCCTTATGAAGCCGCCACTTCACCGTCGTCAGCGGCAGCATCAAGAACTCGGCGATGCGCTTGACCGGCATCTGATCGAAGTATCGCAGCGTGACGACCAGTCGGTAGTCAGGCGGGAGACGCTGGATCGCCTCTCTCACGGCCGCCGGCTCGTCACTTTTGCTGAGGAGGGGACGACTCAGGGCGGTGCTGCGTTCCAGCAGAAGGCGATCCAGTTCGGCCTGTTTGGTGCGGAGGGCTTGTTCGCGCTGGCTCATGCGAAGTGCCTTATGTCGCGTGATGACGTGCAGCCACGCGGCAAACTTGCTCGGCGTTTCCAGCGTGGGCAGCGCCTTGAACGCAGTGAGCAAGGCCTCCTGAGCGACATCTTCCGCCAGGTCCGGTCCGACAATTGCTTCGGCGAGGCGCACGACGGCTCCCCGATACCGCCGGACCAAGTGATCGAAAGCGGTGATGTCACCGACCAGCGCCGCCATCACCAGGACTTCATCCGGCAACTCGTTCGGCGGAACCCCTGCCCGATCCCGTTTCCCCACGATCTCTCCCGCCCTCCTCTTCTATAGAGTCGGTCCGGAGGAAAAAGGATAGCGGCGAGAAACTTTTCCCGTCCCGGTGCGACGCGCGAAACTCGCTCACAGCGCGGATCGAAGACCTCACTTTCTGCGCGAGGACATGGTATTCAGGGCACGGATCCTTTTCATCTGCCATGACGCGCACGCTGGAAAGGGCATGCCGGCAGCACAAACTCTCGCGTCTGCACCCTCTGTGCCGCCCCCGAAAGCCTGCGTTACACTTTCGTTCTTGCGGGTGAACCCGGTCCGCTCTATAACTGGGTGCCAGGTATGCGAGTTGTCATCGTTTGCCCCGATTATCCGCCCCGGCGAAGTGGGCTGGCTGATCATACCCATCGCCTGGCGCACTCACTCAGCCGGAACGAGATTGAGGTGATCGTCGTCACCTCGCCTCCTGCCCAGGGATCGGGTCCGGGGCCAACAGGGGATGCGATTCGCACCGCAGAAGTCCCCGGCTGGGGGATAAAAGGAGCGAGGGCCCTATTGCGTGTGATTCAGCAGCAGGCGCCGGACTGGGTGATCATCCAGTACGTCCCACATCTGTACGGTCGGGGAGGAATCAACCTGGTGATGCCGCTCGTCTGGCTGTGGCAACGGTTGCGGGGCAATCGTCTGCTGCTCATTCTTCATGAGCTGTATCTGGATTTCCCCCGCTTCAGGCGGCCTACCGATGAGGGGGAGAGAGGAGCAACGTCCTCATCGCTCTCCCGGAAGGCCGCTGGCTATTCTCACAAGACCCCCTATGGAGGCTTTGTCGGCAGAGCGATGGTCTTTCTCAAACTCCTTGTCGCGGCACTGGCCCAACGGCTGATGCTCCGGCTCTCGCTTGCTGCTTCTTGTGCCGTTGCTGTCTCAACTGAAGCATGGATGAGAGAAGTTGGTCTCCTGCTTGGCAGAAGGCGCATGCCGGTGATTCACCTGCCCAGTCCGTCGGCGATTGATCGAATCCCCGTTGATCGGCAGCGCGCCCGGACCGAACTGGGTTTTGCTCCTGAAGAAATCGTTCTTTGCTTCTTCGGAACATGGCACGTCTCAAAAATGAGTTCCCGGATACTCGACAGTCTGGCCATGCTCCTGTCAGAGGGAAAATCGGCTCGATTACTGGTGATTGGGCCGGAATCGGAGAAACTCCTCGCGCAGGCGGATGAGAGGCTCTCTTCTCACATTCTCGCCCCCGGTTATCTCGATGCCGAAAGGGTCTCGCGCGCTCTTGAAGCGAGCGACCTCTTTGTTGCGCCCTTCAGCGACGGTGTCTCGGCGCGGCGGACGACAGTAATGGCCGCCCTTGCGCATGGCTTACCTGTTGTGACGACAGAGGGCCGACTGACCGATGAGATTTTCCGGCAGTCCGATGCGCTGCGTCTCGTGCCGGTTGACGATGCTGCTGCTTTCCTGGCGGAAGTAAGGGCGCTGGCGGAGAATCCTTCAGCCCGGCGCGCTCTGGGCGAACGCGGGCGACTGTTTTATGAGGCGCATTTCTCCTGGCCGGTCATCACCGCCCGGCTTCTTGACCTGATGAAAGCTGAGGGTCCGGGTCGCAAATGATGGCTCGGCGCCAGCCCTATGTCGGTTAACCTTCAATCCGACAAGAAGTTATGCCTGCGGCGCCGGTTCTGACTTCTTGTCGTTACGTCCGATGGTGAGGTTCGGCTTGACAATAAAGCAATTTCGCATATTTTATCCGGTATGCATTTGGGGGTGGCGACAGTTAAGGAAGCCGGCTGTGGTAGAGGTGTAGGTGAAAGGGGGAGCCGGTGGAGGCATATCTGCCGCATGAGGTAAGTCATGGGACAAGCGTGGGAGCCAAAAGGAAATGTCGCGTGGACTCGTCGAGCGGAGAGGCTTCCTCCGGGGCATCTTTATGGCGAGAGCCTGAAGACGCGCCGCTTGCCCGGAGCGATTCTGTCTGAGAGGAAGTACCCACCGGGATTTCGCACGCCGACGCACTCGCATGAGCAAGACCTTTTCTGCTTAGTCATTCGTGGAGGTTACACGGAGATGGTGGGGACGACGACGCGCGTGTGCGAACCGTCGCTTTTGCTCTTTCACCCGGCGGATGAAGTTCATGCCGAGCATTTTCATCAAACCGGTGGCAGCTCCTTCATTCTGGAAATCGAGCCGTGGTGGCTCAAG
It encodes the following:
- a CDS encoding DinB family protein, whose product is MTTEQWQAPLTLEDRLAELAKARAELMAVLENTPAEPETGTSDRWSVAEIVYHLHLAEKSITRMLQKAIRSGPRQARASEEFLRTEWERIRSLVGSREHPATAPPAALPTDAPPLAEALARLNESRRELLELLGTVSLDDLASVSMPHPFEAIGTVTGAGWLSIIAQHELRHAEQIREITSRRK
- the gatB gene encoding Asp-tRNA(Asn)/Glu-tRNA(Gln) amidotransferase subunit GatB, whose product is MTARDKYEAVIGLEIHAQLKTRSKIFCGCSTQFGDAPNQNTCPVCLGLPGALPVLNREAVRMAAKAALALGCRINPVSIFARKNYFYPDLPKGYQISQYDQPFSEHGVVEIDTAERDEHGRPIQWVRKKFRIRRLHIEEDAGKSIHDGMPDSDRASYIEFNRSGVPLVEIVSEPDFRSSWEAYDYMHYLRLALQYVDVCEGNMEEGNLRCDANVSVRPKGSTELGTKIELKNLNSFRFLQKALEYEITRQIEVLEKGGQLVQETRLWNEAEGRTVVMRTKEEAHDYRYFPEPDLPPLVVSPEWVEELRRELPELPNQRKWRFMQEYGLSLEDATTLTATRTLADYYEAVVERTRDPRASANWILSELMGLTKATGQEVTSSPVTPEKLAGLIHLIADGTISGKIAKTVLEDMVATGKTAEEIVREKGLVQITDVAEIEAIIRRVLEAHPENVEAYRAGKEKLFGFFVGQVMKQSQGKANPQLVNELLAKLLRQTDV
- a CDS encoding FtsX-like permease family protein, with amino-acid sequence MAIPVKYNIRSVLVRRVSTLMTVLSIALVVAVTIGVMALATGLETALVSTGDPLNILVRRRGADSELSSFVTRDAWQVLRYLPGVVTHSSGEPLASADVVVVINLPKRGSDQGANVTIRGVSPMGMALRPQVRLVEGRMFQAGLREVIVSRRISERFQHTSLGDRLRFGKGEWTVVGLFDAGQTAFDSEIWTDVNQLASDYNRQFYSSVLLRAVNEAAARDIISRVENERRYNLTAEPETEYFREQTQAAAPIKAMGMFIAFILGIGACFAAMNTMYAAVTYRTREIATLRVLGFRKGSILLSFIVESVLLALVGGVVGCLLVLPINGVTTGTANWQTFSEIAFAFRVTPRLLLAGMIFAILIGLFGGFFPARQAARQVPALALRQE
- a CDS encoding FtsX-like permease family protein is translated as MTYPGFVWKNGMRNKRRAILTMMSVALAVFVMATLVSFVAQLDRNMNEASPLRLITRHAVSLTNSLPERYRAQIEKIPGVVAVSELNWFGGIYIDEAHTDFAQFACDARTLFDVFDEVRIPPDQKEAFMRERTAAVIGRRKAEKHGLKLGDRITIKPRDIPIDVPLELTIRGIFEGTVNNEAQLFFHRDYLEEVMGRPGWVGTYWIRVDSPESVSRVSETIDALFQNTEAPTKTETERAFNMSFVSMLGNLKQLVATISGVIIFTLLLVTGNTMAMSVRERIREIAVLKSLGFHRGEVLRLLVAEGVLITVTGGLAGCLAARVIFGWLDLGAFSLGFFQQVDVTWPIIAAGLAVSAVVGIVSAGIPALRAANLTVAEGLRHVG
- a CDS encoding ABC transporter ATP-binding protein, whose protein sequence is MKRPIVEITNVSKMFRHDSVEVRVLEDINLTVEAGEFLALRGPSGSGKTTLLNLIAGLDRPTTGRVRVGDAIVTEMTENQLAHWRNRHIGFVFQTFNLIPVLTAFENVELPLLLTKLSGRERRRHVETALKLVGLSDRMNHYPRQLSGGQEQRVAIARAIVTDPTLILADEPTGNLDAHSAEEILTLLVQLNAQLGKTIIMVTHDPRAARHATRELHLEKGVLLPPEVPSVVREPIQS
- a CDS encoding efflux RND transporter periplasmic adaptor subunit yields the protein MSKDLLTTLNEDIRSLQIDRQRAYPPPRSRRRWLVVIGGLILVGGIGGVLIRWMPFGSRLGGSAKEVSVAVAARRGPTGPQPILSAGGYIIARNQVEVGAKITGRVVALEVKEGDVVRAGQVIARLDDEEIRAQVRQAEANLAAARARLAELEAGSRPQEIDRARAEMLRAEADVKNAELNLRRLERLVEAGVVDRQRLDDARARYEMATAALRAAQENYELVRIGPRPEQIELARAQVHQAESALAYARAQLENTVIRAPVSGTVLDRYVDLGEMVTIGFTSTRGAKQALISLADVTDLQVELDISEADIARVKLQQPTTITPDAYPDRRYRGVVEYISAVADRQKATIKVKVKVLDPDEYLRPDMGAKVTFYETGTEIPRESSVVLVPKTAVIEQGNRTIVFLVREGKAVAQPVSVGKENAGYCEIVSGLQGGETVITGGLAGLKDGDRVTVRP
- a CDS encoding RNA polymerase sigma factor, producing the protein MGKRDRAGVPPNELPDEVLVMAALVGDITAFDHLVRRYRGAVVRLAEAIVGPDLAEDVAQEALLTAFKALPTLETPSKFAAWLHVITRHKALRMSQREQALRTKQAELDRLLLERSTALSRPLLSKSDEPAAVREAIQRLPPDYRLVVTLRYFDQMPVKRIAEFLMLPLTTVKWRLHKGRHLLRQILEGGRHGKGTRNS
- a CDS encoding glycosyltransferase family 4 protein — encoded protein: MRVVIVCPDYPPRRSGLADHTHRLAHSLSRNEIEVIVVTSPPAQGSGPGPTGDAIRTAEVPGWGIKGARALLRVIQQQAPDWVIIQYVPHLYGRGGINLVMPLVWLWQRLRGNRLLLILHELYLDFPRFRRPTDEGERGATSSSLSRKAAGYSHKTPYGGFVGRAMVFLKLLVAALAQRLMLRLSLAASCAVAVSTEAWMREVGLLLGRRRMPVIHLPSPSAIDRIPVDRQRARTELGFAPEEIVLCFFGTWHVSKMSSRILDSLAMLLSEGKSARLLVIGPESEKLLAQADERLSSHILAPGYLDAERVSRALEASDLFVAPFSDGVSARRTTVMAALAHGLPVVTTEGRLTDEIFRQSDALRLVPVDDAAAFLAEVRALAENPSARRALGERGRLFYEAHFSWPVITARLLDLMKAEGPGRK